CAGCCTGTTTCGAAATATTGCTCATATTTTTCTTGATCATTCCATATCGCCCGCATCATCGCTGGCCATTTCGGCTTAATCGCTATATGTCCTGTACGATTTGGTGGCAATTCATTTCCAAAATCATCAACAATGGCAAGCTTAATCCCCGGCAATGGTTTCCCCATCGAGCCAGGGCGAATGGGATTAGAGCGGAAATTCGCACAAATACATGCTCCTGTTTCTGTCATCCACCAATTATCATGGATACGTTGATTTAACACCTCTAGCCCCCATTGGATGACTTCAGGATTTAGCGGCTCACCGCCGGAAATAATATGGCGCAGTTTTGATAGGTCGTATTTTTTCGGAAGCTCCCTATCAGCAGCCATGATCATTTGTAAAGCTGTTGGAGCACTATACCACACATTTACACGATACTTTTCAAGCGTTTGAAACGTTGCCTGCACTCTAAAACGCCCGCCACGCATGACAATGGTCACGCCATTTAACCAAGGCGACCACATTCCCGCGGACGTCCCAGTAATCCAGCCAGGGTCAGCTGTACACCAATATACATCCCCTTCACGTAAGTCATAAGCCCATTTACCTGCTAAATATTGATGAACCATGGCATCATGGACTTGGAGGACACCCTTTGGCTTTCCTGTAAACCCTGCTGTATAGTGAAGAAGCATTGCTGTTTCACGGTCTACCCATTCAATTGTGTATTCATCAGATATGCTCATCAAATCTTGATACAATATTTGATTGTCCGCTTTTTTCTCTTCGCCACCAACAATAATAATGTGTTTTAACTGTGGCAGTTCATCAATTGGAATACGTTCCACGAGCTCTGGTGTTGTTACAATAGCAACCGCTTCGCTGTCCTTTAAACGCTCCTTAACAACTTCATTCATAAATGCTTCAGTCATCGGACCAGCAATCGCCCCCATGCGGATAATACCAAGAATGGAAATATACACTTCCGGACTACGCGGCATAAAAACAAAAACACGATCCCCTTTTTTAATCCCATATGTACGCAAACCATTCGCAAATCGACAAGAAAGCGTTTGCAGTTCCCTGTATGTGTAAGCTTCATCACGAGCGCCATCGGTAAAGAAAAGCGCTGTTTGCTTAGCTTTTCCATCATTTACATGGCGGTCAATAGCCTCATAAACAATGTTAACATGTCCGGTTTTATACCAAGTAAATGTTTCCTCAACCGTTTTCCAATCCATATTTAGAGCGACTTCATCATAGTTTTTTAGATTAGCTGTTTCGTCAATGAATAATATTTCCTCTTTCGCAGCGTTCGATTTCATCATTTCCTTTACCTCCAGAAATAAGATTATTTCCTGTTATATAAAACTACCATAAACCGACAAAACTTTAAAGATTTTTTTAAATGTTTCCAAAATTTTAACAAAGGGGGCCATCTTCAAAAAGCTAATAATCGCTATTGGGGCCCCCTTCCATTCTCTCTACATTTCAATCAATAAACTTCCATCAAAGAAAAATAAATATTTTTCAACACGCGGTAGCTTCCAAATTTCCTGAAGTGCCTGTGCATATAAATCAATTTGCAGGCGGTAGCGTTCCACTAACGTTTCTTTGGCAATTGTCTCACTTTTGAAACGCCCTGTGATTGTATCTGTTTTATAATCAAGTAACACAACACCAGCTTCGTCTTCAAAAACACAATCCATGACCCCTTGCACTAATACATTTGCAGTATCCTCTTCTTCCCAATCTGGATAAGCGTCTTTGGCAGACAAGGCCAAGCTAAAGGGGACTTCCCTCCGTACTTTTTTTGCGTTTTGCAGCCTTTGTCCTAATGGTGTTTCGAAAAATTGCACGACGCTGTTTATATCAATGACCTTTTTTTGTTCCTCTGTTAATAATTCTTTTCTTACCATTGTTTCTAATTGGATAGCAATAGAATCGTTTGTAATCGCACTAGCCAAGTCAACATGCTGCATTACCATATGCATCGCCGTTCCCCGCTCTGCAGCTGTCAGCGATTTCTGTTGTAAAAATTTAGGCCTATCCTGTAGCGGGGCACTGAACCTTTTAATTAATTGCGTATCTGCATATGCATCAGTCACTTGTTTTCTTGATTTGATTTCTGAAACAGATTGCTTTGAGCGCTTCGTTTGCGCTTGTGCATATGGGTACTTCCAGGAAAGCTGAGTAAAAACATGTTGTTGAAAATTACTTTTAATTGGAACAGTCTGCCAATGCTCCATTTGCTTAAGTAGTTCCATATCTTGTTCTATGATAGAACGTGAATCATTTGGAAAGTTTTCGGCGTTAAGGATATTGACCTCCCATTTAGAAGAATGGGAAGATATTTCGTTTGTGTAATCTTTTGAGCTTAGCACTGTACAAGCTTGATGGCGAACTAATGCTGGCCCAACCCAATCTAAATATCGTTTCGCCTTTGCCCGCACATAATCTGGCAGTAACCACTCTTCTCCGTCAACTTCGTCATTCCACTTTTTAATCATTTTTTTGCTATCGTTAACAGTAGCGATTAGATAGAGCTTTTCTCTCGCCCTTGTAAGGGCAACATAAAGAACACGCATTTCTTCGGCTAAAAGCTCCATTTGCAAGCGGCGTTTCATTGCAAGGAGCGGCAGCGTTGGATAGCTTATACGCAGCGTTGGGTTGACGAGCTTAGAGCCAAATCCTAACTCTTTATGAAGTAATACCTTTTTTCGTAAATCCTGCATATTAAATTGCCGCCCAAGTCCAGCCACGAAAACAATTGGAAATTCCAAGCCTTTACTTTTATGAATGGTCATAATTCTAACGACATCTTCCTGTTCACCAAGAGCACGCGCTGTTCCAAGGTCTTCGCCGCGATCCTGCATGCGTTCGATAAAACGTAAGAAACGGAAAAGCCCTCGGAAAGATGTTTCTTCATATTGCTTTCCTCGGTCATAAAGAGCTCTCAAGTTCGCTTGGCGCTGTTTTCCGCCAGCTAAGCCGCCAACATAATCATAATAGCCGGTATCCCTATATAATTGCCAAACTAATTCAGATAAGACCCCTTCTCCTGCTCTTTTTCTCCAAATTTTTAGCTGTTTATAGAACAAATCAAGTTTTTCGGTCAATTCTTTGTTTGTACCTGATCTCGTATAGCCTTTTACACTATCAAAATAATGATTGTTCTTTTCATGAATGCGAATCATTGCCAACTGTTCTTCCGTTATGCCAACAATCGGAGACCGAAGTACGGCTACAAGCGGGATATCCTGATACGGGTTATCGATGATTTTGAGCAGCGACATCATCACAGATACTTCTGTTGCTTCAAAATAACCAGTTGATAGCTCCGCATACACCGGAATCCCTAAGTCTTTAAATTCCTCCATCATCGCTTCAGCCCAAGGCATGGAACGGAGCAATATAACAATATCCCGATAGGTGATATTGCGTTCCCTTCCACTTTTATCAGTCACTTTATAAGGCTTCTCGATTAATTCTTTAATTTTAAGCCCAATCACCCTTGCTTCCAGTTGGGCATTTTCTAATTCAGCCAAGTCAACGGAAACGTCATCCGCTTCTTCGTCATCATTTTCGTTTCGGTCGGTCTCCCCATTTGCCGTTTCCTCTAAAGTTGGGTCTTTTTTGTCAATTAGAATTAGTTCGGCTTTTGTTTCTTCAGAATTAGGGTAATTCAAATTCCCTAACTTTAATTCAGCATCCTCATCATAGTCAATTTCGCCGACTGTTTGATTCATAATTTGTTTAAAAATAAAATTTGTTCCGTCCAATACTTCAGCACGACTGCGAAAGTTTTTTGATAAATCAATGCGAATGCCTAGTGAGTTTTCCGAATCCTCTTTTGAAAACAGTCTATATTTTGTCAGGAAAAGATGCGGTTCCGCTAAACGGAAGCGATAAATGGATTGTTTCACGTCGCCAACCATGAATAAATTATTAGAGCAGGATACTAATTTAATAATCGTTTCTTGAACTAAGTTTACATCCTGATACTCATCGACAAGTACTTCTGCAAATAACTCACGGAAGTCTTCGGCAACTGCAGATGGTATAAGTTTATCAATCGTTGATCTTTCATCCGTCAATATTTGCAGGCAAAAATGCTCTAAATCCGCAAAATCGACAAGCCCTTTTTCTTTTTTTACGATTTCGTAGCGCCGTGAAAATTCCTTTACTAGTTCGATTAGCATTTCCACAACCGGTTTCATTTCCTGAATATCTTTCAGAAAGTACTTAGGTTGGCGGCTGAAAAGCTCGTCTTTAAGCGCAGTCATTCGCTTTTTCACTTGCTCTCGTAAGTTTTTTACATTTTCTTGGAGCGATTTATCATACTCTTCACCTTTGCACGGTTTCAGTTTTGAAAAATTAACATTCTGCATCGCATCATAAAGCGTTTGCCACGACTGTTTATTCGCCGTTAATAACTCCTGAACAATACTTTGATCAAGGTCGATATTGGCAGCATACGGAGCAGGGCCGCCAGGCTCTTTTGTTAGCTCTAAAGCACGGTTTAATATCTCTGTACACCCGCTTAATTGAATCGTAATATCCTCACTTAAATCTTTCATCCATGCTAAATCGTCAATCTCACTGCTCTCATCAATCTCATAAAAACGAATAATTTGCTCTAGCCATTCATTGGGCCAAGGGTATGAGCGGGCAAAATCATATAGCCTTCTAATTAGAAGCTGCAGTTCTAAATCACTGCGATCATTACTATATCTGTCAACTAAATCATAAAAGCGGTCATTTTCTTCTACACTATATTGCTCTTCAAAAAGCTCGTCCATGACTTCTTCCATCAATAACTCTGCTTCTGTTTCATCAGCAATGCGAAATCCCGGATCTAAATCGATATGATAATAATATTTTTTAAGGACATGTAAGCAAAATGAATGAAGCGTTGAAATCGCTGCTTTGTTTAATAATGTCAACTGCATTCGCAAATGAAGCGAACCTGGGTGTTTAGCAATTTCTTTTTCTAATGCTTCGCCAATTCTTTTTCTCATTTCAGCAGCAGCGGCATTTGTAAATGTCACAACTAATAAGCGGTCGACATCAACTGGATTTTGAACGGAGGTAATTTTTTTTATAATTCGTTCAACTAAAACCGCTGTTTTCCCCGAGCCTGCAGCAGCAGCAACAAGAATATCTTTGCCACCCGCTGTGATGGCTCGCCATTGGTCATCTGTCCACGTACTATTTTCAGGTTTTTGAATATCATGGTTCATCGCCCTCTCCCCCCTTCATACGAATTTTTTCTAAAATAGCATCATCTTTCTCTGGGACTAAAATTTTATAGTTGTTACCTTGTTGTGAACGGTCAAATTGACAGATTGCTTTATACGAACAAAAGGCGCATGGGGTGTGATTTTTCATTTTATACGGTTCAATATCAATGACCCCATCTGTGATTGCCGTGCCAATATCTTGGATTTTTGTGCGAACATAGCTTCTTAAATGGTCAAAGTCCTGTGAACTGGCAACTGATGAATTGCTGTAAAAGTCGCCGTCTTTTTTTAAGGCAACTGGGATGACCTCAGAATAGCCTGTCTCAAGCGATTGGTCCATAAGGCGAACGGCCTCTTCGTTAGCAACGAGCAGCCCTTTCATTTTAAAGCGCTTATAAATTTCTTTTTCAATTTCCTCGAAGGTTGGAACGCTAGACTTGTTTAGCATCGGATTATGGACATGAAAATATAGTACACCAGCGGGTGATGCTTCCGTGCCAATCCACTCTTTAGAATTCGTAATAACAACATCTAGGTACGTTAGCATTTGTAATGCTAAGCCATAATAAACCTCTGTTAAATTTAATGCTTTTTGGCTAGATTTATAATCAATGACTCTTACATACACGCCTTGATCTCCTACTGATTTATCAACCCGATCAATCCGGCCAACAACCTCCATCTTACAGCCGTTTTTCAATGTAAACGTAAGCGGTGCTAACGGTCCCTTTGGTCCAAATGGGAGTTCCAGGCCAATCGGTTCAAAACCACTTATTTTTGCATGCTCGCTTAGAACAATCGAAGCTCGGCCAACAACCTGCTGCAATTTTCTCTTTATATAGTGAAAACGGTTTGAGCTAAGGAGTATTTCTTTTTGAATATTTGGTGCTAATTTCTCGACTGCCTGATAAGCAAGTTGTTCACATTGTTGTTTTGTAAGATTAGCCCATTGTAAATGATTTTGCTGTATTGATTCGGTAATCAATTTTAAAGCGGCATGGAATAACCGCCCAATATCTGGGGCCTCAAGCCGGAAAATTTGCCGCTCCTCTAAGCGCAGTCCATACGTAATAAATTGTGAATACGGACAGGCTTGAAATAATTCCATCCTCGATACGCTAGCTTTAATTTCTTCTCCATATAAGTCGCGGCTAATTTCCTCTGGCAATGTTTTCGCCGTATTTATGTAAAATAAACTTCCTACTATTCTCTTCCCATACGTTTCCCATTGGTTATTTTGGATAAGCCAATTATAGACATCCCACCATAATTCATGTACGGGATAACCCCTTTTCCAATTTTGTAGTTGAATCGATAAATAGGACATCGTCTTTTTCGGATTTGTTACATATTGTAATTGACGTGGCGGCTCCTCTTCACTTGGCTCGTTAAGGATAAGCTTTTCTTTTAAAGCTGGAAAAAGATCCTTTAGTCTGTTAATCAAAATTGATGGGACTAAAGATTTTCCTTCATCATCTGCTAATGGATAACTTATATAAAGTAAATCTGAAGCGCTTGTTAACGCTAGATAAATTAAAAACTGCTCGTCCAATAGCTGCTGTTTGCTCCCAGGTGCTAATGTGAAGCCAGTACTAGCTAAAAACTCCCGTTCTTCCTCAGTCACAACTCCTTCTTCAACAGGCTTTAACGGGATAACACCATCATTTGCCCCTAAAATAAACGCACATTTAATATTCGAAAAACGCGAGCGTTCCATATTGCCAACCAATACTTGGTCCATCGCTGGTGGAACTGTTGCAAAATGCATATTTTCTAAACCAGCATGAATCATTTTCCTGAACAACTCAAAAGATAATTCTTCCTCACCCATTAAGGATGCCATTTGATCTAATAACTCTAAAACGGATTGCCATACTTGGCTATGATCCCTTGACTCCGTTAATCTTCCTGCTTCCTCTGCTTCAATGCAAAGGCGATTGACTTTTTTCGGAATATGCAAGTCATCTAAGAAATAAAAAAGGGCTTCACAATAGTCTCTTGCTGTTTCGGCAGTTTTAATCGTTTTCTCAAAAGCGATAAATGGCTCTGTTATAAGTGAGCGCAAATCATTAATCTTCTGCTCATATTCTTTTTCTTTATCAGTTTTCGGAATGGCCTGTCCTTCAACCGCTTGATAACGCCGATATTCCCAAGGTTTTTTATCTGTCCAGCGCTTTCCTTGGATTCCATAGGCCAGCACATAGTTTTCAAATTTGTCCATGTCTTCCTTGATGCGGTCTTTGTTACCTTCATACGGAAAAAGTAAATCCGTTTTTACACAGCGGAAAATCGGCTCATAGCGCCACCCACTTTGAATGACATCTAAAGCAGAACGAATAAACTCAACGAGCGGATGATTTAACATCAATCTTTTTTGGTCTAAAAACACCGGAATTTCGTAATCCTCAAAGACGGTTTTTAATAAATCATGGTACGAATGACTGTCCCTTAGTAAAATCGCAAAATCACGCCAACGGTAGTTTTTTAATCGAACTAAATGCAATATTTCTCGGGCAATACTTTCCACTTCAGCACGGCGGTTAACAGCGGCATTTACGTTAATAGTAAAAGCTTCTGTATCATCAGTAAATTTGATGCTTGGACGGCTGTCATAGTTTTTTTCTAAATGATTGAGTGCAGGTGAATGCAGAAATCTAAATGGCTCCTCCAATAATATTGGCGTTTCGACCTTTATCCCGTTTTCTTTGGCGAAATTCAAAATATTGAAATATGTATTTGTAGTCATTCTGAACAAATTAAGCTCATGTAGATCATTGTATAATTGCTGCTGGTCAAGGGTAAGCGCCAATGTCACACTGTTACAATGCTTCAATAGCTCGCTAAGGATCTCTAACTCTTGTGGAGTAAAGCTATGGAAACCGTCCACATAAATATCGGCACCCTTTAGTTCTTCCGATTTCGCAATCTTTTCCGCCAAAAGCCGCAAGTAATCCTCTGAATCTACATAATAGCTCATTAAATAATTTTCATAGTCCTGATATATTAAATGAAAATCAAAAAGCTTATTTGCGATTCTTTCTTTGTTGCTAGTTGCAAGATTTGTTTGCGAAAGCTCATTGTATTTTTCGTGAAGATGATTTGGCGTAAGAGAGTAACGCTTAAATTCTGCGATAATATCTTCAAGCTGCACTATAAATCCATTTTGGTCCGCTGCTCTTGTAAAAACCTTCAACTCATCTTTCCGATGCTCAATTATTTTCCGTAATAACATATGCAAGCCAGTACTATTAAGATGAAAACGGCTAAACCCTTCTGTTTCTTGGAGAATCCGCCATGCTAACCGTGTAAAACTAAACACTTGTGAGCGAATCATCCCATTTAAACCTGGTGTGTTGATTAACTGATATTCTATTTGAAATGTCATTTGATCAGGGACAAGATATATAATTGGTGGGCCTAACGGATTTTGCTTTAGTTTTTCAATCACTTCGTTAAGTAAATATGT
Above is a genomic segment from Bacillus sp. (in: firmicutes) containing:
- the addA gene encoding helicase-exonuclease AddAB subunit AddA produces the protein MNHDIQKPENSTWTDDQWRAITAGGKDILVAAAAGSGKTAVLVERIIKKITSVQNPVDVDRLLVVTFTNAAAAEMRKRIGEALEKEIAKHPGSLHLRMQLTLLNKAAISTLHSFCLHVLKKYYYHIDLDPGFRIADETEAELLMEEVMDELFEEQYSVEENDRFYDLVDRYSNDRSDLELQLLIRRLYDFARSYPWPNEWLEQIIRFYEIDESSEIDDLAWMKDLSEDITIQLSGCTEILNRALELTKEPGGPAPYAANIDLDQSIVQELLTANKQSWQTLYDAMQNVNFSKLKPCKGEEYDKSLQENVKNLREQVKKRMTALKDELFSRQPKYFLKDIQEMKPVVEMLIELVKEFSRRYEIVKKEKGLVDFADLEHFCLQILTDERSTIDKLIPSAVAEDFRELFAEVLVDEYQDVNLVQETIIKLVSCSNNLFMVGDVKQSIYRFRLAEPHLFLTKYRLFSKEDSENSLGIRIDLSKNFRSRAEVLDGTNFIFKQIMNQTVGEIDYDEDAELKLGNLNYPNSEETKAELILIDKKDPTLEETANGETDRNENDDEEADDVSVDLAELENAQLEARVIGLKIKELIEKPYKVTDKSGRERNITYRDIVILLRSMPWAEAMMEEFKDLGIPVYAELSTGYFEATEVSVMMSLLKIIDNPYQDIPLVAVLRSPIVGITEEQLAMIRIHEKNNHYFDSVKGYTRSGTNKELTEKLDLFYKQLKIWRKRAGEGVLSELVWQLYRDTGYYDYVGGLAGGKQRQANLRALYDRGKQYEETSFRGLFRFLRFIERMQDRGEDLGTARALGEQEDVVRIMTIHKSKGLEFPIVFVAGLGRQFNMQDLRKKVLLHKELGFGSKLVNPTLRISYPTLPLLAMKRRLQMELLAEEMRVLYVALTRAREKLYLIATVNDSKKMIKKWNDEVDGEEWLLPDYVRAKAKRYLDWVGPALVRHQACTVLSSKDYTNEISSHSSKWEVNILNAENFPNDSRSIIEQDMELLKQMEHWQTVPIKSNFQQHVFTQLSWKYPYAQAQTKRSKQSVSEIKSRKQVTDAYADTQLIKRFSAPLQDRPKFLQQKSLTAAERGTAMHMVMQHVDLASAITNDSIAIQLETMVRKELLTEEQKKVIDINSVVQFFETPLGQRLQNAKKVRREVPFSLALSAKDAYPDWEEEDTANVLVQGVMDCVFEDEAGVVLLDYKTDTITGRFKSETIAKETLVERYRLQIDLYAQALQEIWKLPRVEKYLFFFDGSLLIEM
- the acsA gene encoding acetate--CoA ligase, giving the protein MKSNAAKEEILFIDETANLKNYDEVALNMDWKTVEETFTWYKTGHVNIVYEAIDRHVNDGKAKQTALFFTDGARDEAYTYRELQTLSCRFANGLRTYGIKKGDRVFVFMPRSPEVYISILGIIRMGAIAGPMTEAFMNEVVKERLKDSEAVAIVTTPELVERIPIDELPQLKHIIIVGGEEKKADNQILYQDLMSISDEYTIEWVDRETAMLLHYTAGFTGKPKGVLQVHDAMVHQYLAGKWAYDLREGDVYWCTADPGWITGTSAGMWSPWLNGVTIVMRGGRFRVQATFQTLEKYRVNVWYSAPTALQMIMAADRELPKKYDLSKLRHIISGGEPLNPEVIQWGLEVLNQRIHDNWWMTETGACICANFRSNPIRPGSMGKPLPGIKLAIVDDFGNELPPNRTGHIAIKPKWPAMMRAIWNDQEKYEQYFETGWFVTGDSAYKDEDGYFWFEGRVDDVINTDGERVGPLEVESELIEHLAVAEVGVIGIPDPGHGEIIKAFIVLHDGYKESDELKEEIRSFVKTRLPEYAVPSIIEFCKTIPKTRSGKIMRRVLKAGEH
- the addB gene encoding helicase-exonuclease AddAB subunit AddB encodes the protein MSLRFVLGRAGSGKSTYLLNEVIEKLKQNPLGPPIIYLVPDQMTFQIEYQLINTPGLNGMIRSQVFSFTRLAWRILQETEGFSRFHLNSTGLHMLLRKIIEHRKDELKVFTRAADQNGFIVQLEDIIAEFKRYSLTPNHLHEKYNELSQTNLATSNKERIANKLFDFHLIYQDYENYLMSYYVDSEDYLRLLAEKIAKSEELKGADIYVDGFHSFTPQELEILSELLKHCNSVTLALTLDQQQLYNDLHELNLFRMTTNTYFNILNFAKENGIKVETPILLEEPFRFLHSPALNHLEKNYDSRPSIKFTDDTEAFTINVNAAVNRRAEVESIAREILHLVRLKNYRWRDFAILLRDSHSYHDLLKTVFEDYEIPVFLDQKRLMLNHPLVEFIRSALDVIQSGWRYEPIFRCVKTDLLFPYEGNKDRIKEDMDKFENYVLAYGIQGKRWTDKKPWEYRRYQAVEGQAIPKTDKEKEYEQKINDLRSLITEPFIAFEKTIKTAETARDYCEALFYFLDDLHIPKKVNRLCIEAEEAGRLTESRDHSQVWQSVLELLDQMASLMGEEELSFELFRKMIHAGLENMHFATVPPAMDQVLVGNMERSRFSNIKCAFILGANDGVIPLKPVEEGVVTEEEREFLASTGFTLAPGSKQQLLDEQFLIYLALTSASDLLYISYPLADDEGKSLVPSILINRLKDLFPALKEKLILNEPSEEEPPRQLQYVTNPKKTMSYLSIQLQNWKRGYPVHELWWDVYNWLIQNNQWETYGKRIVGSLFYINTAKTLPEEISRDLYGEEIKASVSRMELFQACPYSQFITYGLRLEERQIFRLEAPDIGRLFHAALKLITESIQQNHLQWANLTKQQCEQLAYQAVEKLAPNIQKEILLSSNRFHYIKRKLQQVVGRASIVLSEHAKISGFEPIGLELPFGPKGPLAPLTFTLKNGCKMEVVGRIDRVDKSVGDQGVYVRVIDYKSSQKALNLTEVYYGLALQMLTYLDVVITNSKEWIGTEASPAGVLYFHVHNPMLNKSSVPTFEEIEKEIYKRFKMKGLLVANEEAVRLMDQSLETGYSEVIPVALKKDGDFYSNSSVASSQDFDHLRSYVRTKIQDIGTAITDGVIDIEPYKMKNHTPCAFCSYKAICQFDRSQQGNNYKILVPEKDDAILEKIRMKGGEGDEP